In Chlorogloeopsis sp. ULAP01, the following are encoded in one genomic region:
- a CDS encoding ABC transporter permease → MDKSQQYLRQNTVQKVAPRVHTIVHRPESRMRHPLRLFKEMGRDLLASRELAWRLMIRDIRAKYRQSFLGIFWAIIPPIVMAVGFTLAQGGGVVNIGATDLPYPAYVMFSMTLWQTFVEALNGPPQAVTAAKMMLSRINFPREALIVAKLGEVFFNFGIKLILIVGLFIWYQIPITWNVFLAPVALIHLVLLGTFFGLLLAPLSALYQDFSMGITLITGFWLFLTPVVYPVPNHGIFGSIVNLNPVTPLLVTTRELATTGVISDPQGFWIASLIAIVGLLLAWIIYRLAMPYVVERMSS, encoded by the coding sequence ATGGACAAAAGTCAGCAGTATTTGAGACAAAATACAGTTCAAAAAGTAGCTCCAAGAGTCCACACAATAGTGCATCGCCCTGAAAGTCGAATGAGGCATCCGCTTCGGTTATTCAAAGAAATGGGGCGGGATTTGTTAGCATCACGAGAGTTGGCTTGGCGGCTGATGATTCGAGATATCAGAGCTAAATACCGTCAGTCATTTTTAGGTATTTTCTGGGCAATCATACCTCCGATAGTCATGGCAGTTGGCTTTACCCTTGCTCAAGGAGGTGGAGTTGTCAACATCGGTGCCACAGACTTGCCCTATCCTGCTTACGTCATGTTCAGCATGACGTTGTGGCAAACTTTTGTCGAAGCGCTGAACGGGCCACCTCAAGCAGTAACAGCTGCTAAGATGATGCTCTCTAGAATTAATTTTCCCAGAGAAGCGCTGATTGTTGCCAAATTAGGTGAAGTTTTTTTCAATTTTGGCATCAAATTAATTCTGATTGTGGGCTTGTTTATCTGGTATCAAATTCCAATAACTTGGAATGTTTTTTTAGCGCCAGTCGCCTTAATTCATTTGGTATTGCTAGGAACTTTTTTTGGTTTGCTGTTGGCTCCACTAAGCGCTCTCTATCAAGATTTTTCAATGGGGATAACCTTAATAACTGGATTTTGGTTATTTCTTACCCCAGTAGTCTATCCAGTTCCCAATCATGGAATATTTGGCTCCATTGTCAACCTAAATCCTGTTACACCTTTGCTAGTAACAACACGGGAGTTGGCAACAACAGGTGTTATATCCGATCCACAAGGATTTTGGATAGCCAGCCTAATTGCAATTGTGGGATTACTTTTAGCTTGGATTATCTATCGTCTAGCAATGCCTTATGTAGTTGAAAGAATGAGTTCTTAA
- a CDS encoding glycosyltransferase, with translation MPKVTVVIPAYNAMAFLPETLESVLRQTFTDFEILIVNDGSTDNILEWASELKDPRVKLITQPNQRVSAARNTGITNAQGKYIAFLDADDLWEPAKLEKQIRCLDEQPTVGLVYTWTLLVDKENNPTGRIFASHLEGKVWNKLLENDPISSGSSPLVRRSCFDTVGLFDRNLAYAPDLDMWVRIAYRYPIAVVKEPLVRYRQLPNSFSRNRQGMIKELRQVVEKAFASVPLEQLYLRNQCYASIFFGLAWLAVDEGDYKKAIHLRQQAFLHYSQVFFSEKYLRLSLAIAMIRWFGANGYDGVRSLTHILRRRIFGVSI, from the coding sequence ATGCCAAAAGTTACTGTTGTCATTCCTGCCTACAATGCTATGGCTTTTTTGCCAGAAACTTTAGAAAGTGTTTTGCGGCAAACTTTCACTGATTTTGAAATCTTGATTGTTAATGATGGCAGTACAGATAACATTTTGGAATGGGCTTCTGAACTCAAAGATCCACGCGTAAAATTGATTACGCAACCAAACCAACGTGTCTCGGCAGCACGCAATACAGGCATCACTAATGCTCAGGGAAAGTATATAGCTTTTCTAGATGCTGATGATTTGTGGGAGCCAGCAAAACTAGAAAAACAGATACGTTGTTTAGATGAGCAACCAACAGTAGGTTTGGTATATACTTGGACGCTTTTAGTTGATAAAGAAAACAATCCTACAGGTAGAATTTTTGCTTCCCATCTTGAAGGTAAAGTATGGAATAAATTGCTAGAAAATGATCCAATTTCTAGTGGAAGTTCACCACTGGTGAGACGGAGTTGCTTTGATACTGTCGGGCTGTTTGATCGGAATTTGGCTTATGCACCAGATTTAGATATGTGGGTTCGCATTGCTTATCGCTATCCTATAGCAGTCGTCAAAGAACCTTTAGTCCGCTATCGGCAACTTCCCAATAGTTTCTCTAGAAACCGCCAAGGCATGATTAAGGAGCTTCGCCAGGTTGTCGAGAAAGCATTTGCATCTGTTCCTCTAGAGCAGTTGTATTTGAGAAATCAGTGTTATGCCAGTATATTTTTTGGTTTAGCATGGCTTGCTGTAGATGAAGGAGACTACAAAAAGGCGATTCATTTACGTCAACAAGCTTTTCTACATTATTCACAAGTGTTCTTTTCTGAAAAATATCTGCGTTTGAGTTTAGCGATCGCTATGATCCGTTGGTTTGGTGCTAATGGCTACGATGGAGTGCGGAGTTTAACTCATATCTTACGCCGACGCATATTTGGTGTCTCAATCTAA
- a CDS encoding glycosyltransferase family 4 protein, whose amino-acid sequence MLAPDVVKQESLISNQNKEPAIALLHCMDLIDDFLDHIHISFETYCHEFVGSWMFGYINTLKLVGVRTVLFCISARVAEVSRFTHVPTGATICVLPAPKSYLGYRMVRHQALKFYGVSEGKTFTEIQDSNATRRSLLTTLKNLAQSMGTYLSTPLGLLIQEIRNEGCEAILCQEYEYARFDACVLLGKLMNLPVFASFQGGDKTHSFLEYPLRQMALRGCTGVIISTQKEIERVRDRYQLPPTKIARIFTPMDTGTWYPIARTQARSALGIPMDAQIVVCHGRIDFHRKGLDILVAAWEKICRDRPHRNLRLLLVGTGPDANKLRQCIANMNLQGVIWQDEFVNDHSRLRLYLSAADVYTLASRQEGFPVAPLEAMACGLPVVAADAPGIPDILEGGEISGGLVVPREDATALAQALGRVLDDEAWGCELGKRARRRIEEYFSPQVIGKQLQDFILRQKVESKEVGFKIPDFYKESGI is encoded by the coding sequence ATGCTAGCGCCTGACGTTGTTAAACAAGAATCACTAATCTCAAATCAAAATAAAGAACCAGCGATCGCATTACTGCATTGCATGGATCTGATAGATGATTTTTTAGATCACATTCATATTTCATTTGAGACTTACTGTCATGAGTTTGTCGGTAGCTGGATGTTTGGCTACATCAATACGCTGAAACTGGTTGGTGTACGGACAGTGCTATTCTGCATTTCCGCTCGTGTTGCTGAAGTTTCACGCTTCACCCATGTGCCTACTGGTGCCACCATCTGCGTGCTGCCTGCTCCCAAAAGCTATCTTGGTTACCGTATGGTGCGACATCAAGCACTCAAATTTTACGGTGTGAGTGAGGGAAAAACATTCACAGAGATTCAAGACTCAAATGCCACCCGTCGTTCCCTGCTGACAACACTTAAGAATCTAGCTCAGAGTATGGGAACTTACTTGTCTACACCACTAGGCTTACTTATTCAGGAAATTAGAAACGAGGGTTGTGAGGCGATTTTATGTCAAGAGTATGAGTATGCCCGCTTTGATGCTTGCGTACTTTTGGGAAAGTTAATGAATTTACCAGTATTTGCTAGTTTTCAAGGAGGTGACAAAACACACAGTTTCCTGGAATACCCCCTGCGACAGATGGCATTGCGAGGATGTACAGGTGTAATTATCTCAACGCAAAAAGAGATTGAACGGGTTCGCGATCGCTATCAACTACCGCCTACTAAAATAGCCCGGATTTTCACTCCAATGGATACGGGAACCTGGTATCCCATTGCTCGTACTCAGGCACGTTCTGCACTTGGCATTCCAATGGATGCTCAGATAGTAGTATGTCATGGTCGGATAGATTTTCATCGCAAAGGGCTAGACATTCTGGTAGCCGCTTGGGAGAAAATTTGTCGCGATCGCCCCCACCGAAACCTAAGGTTACTCCTAGTAGGAACAGGCCCAGACGCAAACAAATTGCGCCAATGTATTGCAAATATGAACTTACAAGGCGTGATCTGGCAAGACGAATTTGTCAACGATCACTCAAGACTTCGGCTCTATCTCTCGGCGGCAGATGTTTACACTCTGGCTTCTCGGCAAGAAGGTTTTCCTGTCGCACCACTAGAAGCAATGGCTTGTGGCTTGCCCGTAGTTGCAGCTGATGCTCCTGGTATTCCCGACATCTTAGAAGGAGGAGAGATTTCTGGTGGTTTAGTTGTGCCAAGGGAAGATGCAACTGCACTAGCACAAGCACTCGGTCGTGTTTTGGATGATGAAGCTTGGGGATGCGAGTTAGGTAAGCGCGCTCGTCGCCGCATAGAGGAATACTTTTCACCTCAGGTAATAGGCAAACAATTGCAGGACTTTATTTTGAGGCAAAAGGTGGAGTCAAAAGAAGTTGGGTTCAAGATTCCTGACTTCTACAAGGAGTCGGGGATCTAA
- a CDS encoding glycosyltransferase family A protein — translation MPKVSIIIPAYNAMTYLPETVESVLRQTFTDFEVLIVDDGSSDQIVQWVSELEDPRVKLISQENQGVSLARNTGIAYAQGEYVAFLDADDLWTPTKLEKQVICLDQNPSVGLVHTWMALIDCKGKSNGRVMTSNAEGNTWQQLLEKNMVACSSVMVRRCCLQNVGGFEPHLNFAEDWDMWIRISAHYHFAVIKEALYYYRQVPNSLSKNIRVLEQAFLFVIEKAFHSVPPKLLYLKKHSYGYANLCLAWKALQSSCRDYKLARYYRQKAISYYPHLRYSHENIRLSVAIIALQLFGNDSYSKLLELAYALRRQILSFPNLDSINSFKIIDKTTQ, via the coding sequence ATGCCAAAAGTTTCTATTATTATTCCAGCCTATAATGCAATGACCTATTTGCCAGAAACAGTAGAGAGTGTTTTGAGGCAGACTTTTACAGATTTTGAAGTCTTAATTGTTGATGACGGTAGCTCGGATCAGATTGTGCAGTGGGTATCTGAACTAGAAGATCCACGGGTGAAATTAATTTCGCAAGAAAATCAAGGTGTATCATTAGCACGCAACACAGGTATTGCCTACGCTCAAGGAGAATATGTGGCATTCCTAGATGCTGATGATTTATGGACACCGACAAAGTTAGAAAAACAAGTTATTTGTCTTGATCAAAATCCGTCAGTCGGCTTGGTACATACCTGGATGGCTTTAATTGATTGCAAAGGTAAATCTAACGGTAGAGTGATGACTTCCAATGCTGAAGGTAATACTTGGCAGCAATTACTTGAGAAAAATATGGTAGCTTGTTCTTCTGTTATGGTTCGTCGTTGTTGTTTGCAAAATGTCGGGGGATTTGAACCGCATTTAAATTTTGCTGAGGATTGGGATATGTGGATTCGTATCTCCGCTCATTATCATTTTGCTGTTATCAAGGAAGCTCTTTATTATTATCGGCAAGTTCCTAACAGCCTCTCTAAAAATATTCGGGTGCTGGAACAAGCATTTCTTTTTGTAATTGAAAAGGCGTTCCACTCTGTACCACCAAAGCTACTGTACTTAAAAAAACACAGTTACGGTTATGCTAACCTTTGTTTAGCTTGGAAAGCTTTACAAAGTAGTTGTAGAGATTACAAACTAGCACGTTATTATCGACAAAAAGCTATTTCCTACTACCCTCATCTACGCTATTCTCACGAGAATATACGCTTGAGTGTGGCCATAATAGCACTGCAATTATTTGGAAATGATAGCTATAGCAAATTGCTAGAACTTGCTTATGCTCTACGCCGACAGATTTTAAGTTTTCCAAATTTAGATTCTATAAATAGTTTTAAAATTATTGATAAAACTACTCAATAA
- a CDS encoding DapH/DapD/GlmU-related protein codes for MSTFINYITQDWQVNDDTSTKSRFILLMFRSAQLFGHLPTPFSLFSTFYRVFYQLVVDWILKVELPWDTQVGANLKLSHSVALVVNHETIIGTNCTLRHSTTIGNKKLADGSYSRCPKIGNNVDIGSNVVIIGSVVIGDNAVIGAGSVVVKDVPAGAVVAGNPARVIRILNINSTPVLDKGVDVLEHLSVSINS; via the coding sequence ATGAGTACATTCATAAATTATATTACGCAAGATTGGCAAGTAAATGACGATACTAGTACCAAGTCCCGTTTCATATTATTGATGTTTCGTTCAGCACAATTATTTGGCCATTTACCTACACCTTTTTCCTTATTTTCTACTTTTTATAGAGTCTTTTATCAATTAGTAGTAGATTGGATATTAAAGGTTGAATTACCTTGGGATACACAAGTAGGAGCCAATCTTAAACTGAGTCATAGCGTGGCTTTGGTCGTCAATCATGAAACTATCATCGGAACTAATTGCACTCTCAGGCATTCAACAACAATTGGTAACAAAAAACTAGCCGATGGTTCCTACAGTAGATGTCCAAAAATTGGAAATAATGTAGATATTGGCTCCAATGTTGTCATTATTGGTTCAGTTGTTATTGGTGATAATGCTGTTATTGGGGCTGGTTCTGTAGTTGTCAAAGATGTCCCCGCAGGTGCTGTGGTTGCTGGGAATCCTGCAAGAGTTATTCGCATCTTAAATATTAATTCGACTCCTGTTTTAGATAAAGGAGTAGATGTTTTAGAACATCTGTCAGTATCAATTAACTCTTAA
- a CDS encoding O-antigen ligase family protein codes for MLSDQTSSHSSRLALLVGLAGVGVGIVAGFLAGAKPLLLVLALIAVPTLIFFFARFEQAVLCLLILRSSLDVFSAQQIPAAFGIGFIFLTLLYVTVRLLIGKSVHTDGFWWFFAGWVMLQGLWVILLPVGGLGLDASFLPEAIREWVRLFSWAMVYLLVMQLKDRLPPEKVISSLFLALVIPIAVALMQMFLPSLLPPFLAAGDGRIKGTIGHPNAFVSFLLLFIGLTWWKLNQSRQRLPWLCLLGLLVLCYASTKSLFGLMMLSVFVLVLIAPRLSPITLIGGMLLIALVMGLFVSSEYGQHRISSIANTPLLNPDMDISRAILLSQGDMNSFNWRLAQWNLILNRWQHHPILGYGLGLSIPVAGNGAYPHNDYLRALIEGGIMGLVSFVIFLIAQGVRLVQLIYSAPRGSAKRNLCFIMLAIFFSMPVAMVTENIWSQTPTFFYWWSVFAVAGWNWNETQTLEHSVSTSKFFRR; via the coding sequence ATGTTGTCCGATCAAACCTCAAGTCATTCCTCTCGTCTGGCACTCTTGGTTGGGTTGGCAGGTGTAGGAGTTGGTATAGTTGCAGGATTTCTTGCAGGAGCTAAACCGCTATTACTGGTATTGGCTCTCATTGCGGTGCCGACACTTATCTTTTTCTTTGCCAGATTTGAGCAAGCTGTACTGTGTTTATTGATTTTGCGTAGTTCTCTTGATGTTTTCTCTGCTCAACAAATACCGGCTGCATTTGGCATCGGCTTCATTTTCTTAACTTTGCTGTATGTAACGGTAAGGTTACTAATAGGCAAAAGTGTACATACTGATGGCTTTTGGTGGTTCTTTGCTGGCTGGGTGATGTTACAAGGCTTATGGGTAATACTCTTACCTGTAGGAGGTTTGGGATTAGATGCTTCGTTTTTGCCAGAAGCTATCCGCGAGTGGGTACGTCTATTTTCTTGGGCTATGGTTTACTTATTGGTAATGCAACTTAAAGATAGACTCCCTCCCGAAAAAGTTATTTCTAGCTTGTTCCTAGCTTTAGTCATACCAATTGCAGTAGCATTAATGCAGATGTTTCTACCTTCCCTCCTACCTCCCTTCTTAGCAGCTGGTGATGGTCGAATCAAAGGGACTATTGGTCATCCCAATGCCTTTGTCAGCTTTTTATTGCTATTTATCGGTTTAACGTGGTGGAAACTAAATCAATCTAGGCAACGCTTACCCTGGCTTTGTTTGTTAGGCTTGCTGGTACTCTGCTATGCAAGCACTAAATCCCTATTTGGCTTAATGATGCTTTCTGTTTTTGTGCTTGTTTTGATTGCACCGAGATTAAGCCCAATCACCCTCATCGGTGGGATGCTACTGATTGCCTTAGTTATGGGACTATTTGTCAGTTCAGAGTATGGACAACATCGCATCTCCTCAATTGCTAACACACCGCTACTTAATCCAGACATGGATATATCACGGGCAATTCTGCTGTCACAAGGAGACATGAATAGCTTCAACTGGCGGCTTGCTCAATGGAATTTAATCCTGAACCGTTGGCAGCACCACCCAATTTTAGGTTACGGTTTGGGGTTGAGTATTCCAGTGGCTGGCAATGGAGCTTATCCCCATAATGATTACCTCAGAGCATTGATAGAAGGAGGGATTATGGGTTTAGTAAGTTTTGTAATCTTTTTGATTGCCCAGGGTGTGCGTCTTGTTCAGTTAATCTATTCAGCACCTCGTGGAAGTGCAAAGCGCAACCTGTGTTTCATTATGTTAGCTATTTTTTTCTCTATGCCAGTAGCAATGGTTACTGAAAACATCTGGAGTCAAACCCCTACCTTTTTCTACTGGTGGTCTGTATTTGCTGTAGCTGGGTGGAATTGGAACGAAACTCAGACTTTGGAACACTCAGTATCTACTAGTAAATTTTTCAGGAGATAG
- a CDS encoding polysaccharide biosynthesis tyrosine autokinase codes for MEKDFSSLLLVFKRRAFPALATFAAVIGGAIAYLQVAPHRYQTSARLMLDDKRVSVSDLGRDLTQMPTNIPGGPSPLADQAELIKSQRVLRRAISRVVPQLNSNSLSTPLTPEKVRQGLKVKIVPATNILEVSYQDKDPALATKLVNAVSQAMVEDNTQIIRQEAANVRKFLQQQVPEARQRLEKAELIENKYRQDSGIVSFDEQTKSLVNSLATLEEQEGTLSAQLQELRSKEASLRQVTDAKALNQAYASVRGGQNEELKMLRAKLAELETKVIETGLYFTDNHPTAIKLVQQRDGLRALYQKELARVSPQNQAIPETAVASDRISQDLTSQLLVNDVERLAVENKLKVVQANRANLQTRLAQLPIRQQKLTPLIRQREESAASLKLLQSKLEEARIAEAQLVGNIQIIEAAQIPLQPTSPHKKVVLAIAAVFGAALATGVVLLLELMDNTLKDASEAEELLNLPLLGVLPHLPAKTLMLEPSERFLDNSALIEPYRMLFKNLEFRSTEPLRQIVVSSTISGEGKSVVASHLAAVCAMLSRRTLLIDADLRRPVQHTLFNLAPQPGITDLIYGERTLQQTVQPTRIENLSVLTCGELHGRPLQLLESDAMKSLLAEAAQQYDCVILDTPPLSACADAHTLSRQSDGVLLVARPGFTIKEILQRAVSELTHNQIPIMGVVVNGITNHTEQYYRYPVNGYQPRSPSPFRRLANLGGANRNSHNGSRFR; via the coding sequence ATGGAAAAAGACTTTTCATCTTTACTCTTGGTATTTAAGCGGCGTGCTTTCCCTGCCTTGGCTACGTTCGCTGCCGTGATTGGTGGAGCGATCGCCTATCTGCAAGTGGCTCCCCATCGTTATCAAACTTCAGCCCGACTCATGCTTGACGACAAAAGGGTGAGTGTTTCTGACTTAGGACGCGATCTTACCCAGATGCCAACGAATATACCAGGTGGGCCTAGCCCGTTAGCCGATCAAGCAGAATTAATTAAGTCTCAACGTGTTCTGCGTAGAGCGATCTCCAGAGTAGTTCCTCAGTTAAACAGTAATTCGCTTTCAACTCCACTTACGCCTGAGAAAGTTCGTCAAGGCTTGAAAGTGAAAATTGTTCCAGCTACCAATATTTTAGAGGTGAGCTATCAAGACAAAGATCCTGCACTTGCTACCAAGCTAGTTAATGCCGTTTCTCAGGCAATGGTTGAGGATAATACGCAAATCATTCGCCAAGAAGCTGCCAACGTGCGGAAGTTTTTACAACAACAGGTGCCAGAAGCCAGACAACGCTTGGAGAAAGCTGAACTGATTGAAAATAAATACAGACAAGACAGTGGTATTGTTTCCTTTGATGAACAAACCAAGAGTTTAGTAAATAGCCTCGCCACCTTGGAAGAACAAGAAGGTACCCTCAGCGCTCAACTCCAAGAATTGCGCTCAAAAGAGGCTTCGCTGCGACAAGTCACAGACGCCAAAGCCCTCAATCAAGCCTACGCATCTGTACGTGGCGGACAAAACGAAGAACTTAAGATGTTGCGTGCTAAGTTGGCAGAGTTGGAGACAAAAGTAATTGAGACTGGCTTGTACTTTACAGACAACCACCCCACTGCCATTAAACTCGTACAACAAAGAGACGGATTACGTGCTCTATATCAAAAGGAACTAGCGCGCGTATCACCTCAAAATCAAGCCATCCCTGAAACTGCTGTAGCTAGTGATCGCATCAGTCAAGATCTGACTTCCCAACTGCTGGTAAATGATGTTGAGCGCCTGGCAGTTGAAAATAAGCTCAAAGTTGTGCAAGCAAATCGTGCCAATCTGCAAACTCGCTTGGCACAATTACCAATTAGACAGCAAAAGCTGACGCCACTAATCCGACAACGGGAAGAAAGTGCAGCATCTTTGAAATTGCTGCAAAGCAAACTGGAAGAAGCACGGATTGCAGAAGCCCAGCTAGTAGGGAACATTCAAATTATCGAAGCCGCTCAAATTCCACTGCAACCCACCTCGCCCCATAAAAAAGTTGTGCTGGCGATCGCTGCTGTGTTCGGAGCTGCTTTAGCCACAGGAGTTGTCCTGCTACTAGAGCTAATGGATAACACTTTAAAGGATGCTTCCGAAGCAGAAGAACTGCTGAATCTGCCATTGCTAGGAGTGTTGCCGCATTTGCCTGCCAAAACTCTTATGCTTGAACCATCTGAGCGATTCTTGGATAATAGTGCCTTGATTGAGCCTTACCGGATGCTCTTCAAAAATTTGGAGTTTCGCAGTACTGAGCCGTTGCGACAGATTGTGGTTAGCAGCACCATATCGGGAGAGGGTAAATCTGTAGTTGCTTCACACCTAGCTGCTGTTTGTGCAATGTTGTCTCGGCGCACACTCCTGATTGATGCAGATTTGCGTCGTCCTGTGCAACATACACTATTTAACTTAGCTCCCCAGCCAGGGATTACCGATTTGATTTATGGAGAGAGAACCTTACAGCAAACAGTGCAGCCAACTAGGATTGAGAATTTATCTGTGTTGACTTGCGGTGAATTGCACGGACGCCCTTTGCAGTTACTAGAATCAGATGCGATGAAGTCTCTGTTGGCAGAAGCAGCTCAACAATATGACTGCGTTATTTTAGATACTCCTCCTCTGAGTGCTTGTGCTGATGCACATACATTGAGTCGGCAAAGTGATGGAGTTCTGCTCGTAGCACGTCCTGGTTTTACAATTAAGGAGATTTTACAAAGGGCTGTATCAGAATTAACACACAACCAAATACCAATTATGGGAGTAGTTGTGAATGGAATCACAAATCACACCGAACAATATTACCGCTATCCCGTAAATGGTTACCAACCGCGATCGCCGAGTCCTTTCAGACGTTTAGCCAATCTGGGAGGTGCTAATAGAAATTCTCATAACGGTTCAAGGTTTAGATAA
- a CDS encoding glycosyltransferase family 4 protein, producing MKIAVIGAKGLPPKQGGIEHYCAELYPRIVAQGHTVDLFARSSYTQGSWLHQCDFQGVRVISLPSVQLRGADALITSALGAIASAGNKYDIIHFHALGPSLFTGLAKFTTPAKVVVTCQGLDWQRAKWGSFSTRLIHTGEKAAVRFAHSIIVVSDALKFYFLQTYGRDTVYIPNAPASYGKSDPNFTYGTQLGLEQGRYLLFLGRLVPEKRPDLLIEAFSNLKPKGWKLVLAGGISDTKSFTTKLLEKIANDHNIVFAGELRGIRLWEIVRGAGLFVLPSDLEGLPLAMLEAMQESIPVVASDIPPHEQLIGRERGMLFETGNLNSCIHSLDWAIHHPTKMTAMAKNAQRYVQLNYSWDRITSETLKLYTNLLNSTELVDIPQLT from the coding sequence ATGAAGATTGCTGTAATTGGTGCAAAAGGATTACCTCCTAAACAGGGTGGGATCGAACATTACTGTGCAGAATTGTATCCGCGTATAGTAGCACAAGGTCATACTGTGGATTTATTCGCTCGCTCTTCCTATACTCAGGGTTCCTGGCTTCACCAGTGTGACTTTCAAGGAGTGCGAGTCATTTCTTTACCCAGTGTGCAACTCAGAGGAGCAGACGCTTTAATTACCTCAGCTCTTGGTGCGATCGCATCTGCTGGCAATAAATACGATATCATTCATTTCCATGCTCTGGGCCCATCTCTATTTACTGGTTTAGCTAAATTTACCACTCCTGCCAAGGTGGTAGTTACCTGTCAGGGTTTAGATTGGCAACGTGCCAAGTGGGGCAGTTTTTCTACTCGCTTAATTCATACCGGGGAAAAAGCAGCAGTACGTTTTGCTCATAGCATCATTGTTGTCTCGGATGCTCTGAAATTCTACTTTCTGCAAACCTACGGTAGAGATACAGTTTACATCCCTAATGCTCCAGCGAGCTACGGTAAATCAGATCCAAATTTTACCTACGGAACTCAGCTCGGCTTGGAGCAGGGACGCTATCTGCTATTCTTGGGTAGACTGGTACCGGAAAAACGTCCTGATTTGCTTATCGAAGCCTTTAGTAATTTGAAACCAAAGGGATGGAAACTAGTTCTAGCTGGAGGCATCAGTGATACAAAATCTTTCACCACCAAGCTCCTAGAAAAGATAGCAAACGATCACAATATCGTCTTTGCAGGCGAACTCAGAGGTATTCGTCTTTGGGAAATTGTTCGGGGTGCAGGGTTGTTTGTACTGCCTTCGGATTTGGAAGGATTACCTCTGGCAATGTTAGAGGCAATGCAAGAGAGTATACCAGTCGTAGCAAGCGACATTCCTCCCCATGAACAATTAATTGGTAGAGAACGAGGAATGCTTTTTGAAACTGGAAACCTTAACTCTTGTATTCATTCTCTAGATTGGGCAATTCACCATCCCACAAAAATGACGGCAATGGCTAAGAATGCACAAAGATACGTGCAACTTAACTACAGTTGGGATCGCATTACTTCTGAAACCTTGAAACTATATACAAATCTTTTGAACTCCACTGAGCTAGTAGACATCCCACAACTAACATAG